GCTTGCCGGTGGCGGCGTACGCGTAGCGATACGGCGTGCCCGCGTAACCGGCGTTGATCATGCCGAACTCGGTGATCGTGTCGGTCAGCTGTTCCTCGGTGGTCTGCCCGGTGACGAGGTTGAACCTCCAGCGGTGCAGCCGGGTCTGCAGCCGGTCGAGCGCGAGGAAGCGGAAAGCCCGCTCCCACTTCGATCCTGCGCCGGTGTCGACCGGGCTGGGGTCGCCCTCGAAGAAGCCGTCGAAGACGATCTCGTCGCCGTCTTCGTAGGCGTTGGTGAAGTGCAGCACGAACGTGGGGTCGGCCTCGAACCATTTGATGTCGGACGCCTGACCGCGGCGTGGGATCACCGCGAAGCGCGACGGCATGTCCGGATGGAAGCCGGGGAAGTGGATGTTCGCCTCGAGCAGCGTCGGGTCCCAGAACATCGGGAAGTCGTTGAGGATGGCGTAGTTCTCGGTGAACGCCATGTCGTGGGGCAGCCGCGGCCCGGGCAGCGGGACGTCTGTGAGGTGCACGAGGTGGTTGGCGTCGTCGACCACGCCGTAGCGCAGGTACGGCGCCTGCTTGCAGTAGGAGAAGAACAGCATCTCGCCGGTCCGATCGTCGACCTTCGGATGCGCCGACACGCCCCAATCGGTGGGGAACTGGCCGTGCCAGTCCTCCTTGCCCAGGGTGTCACCGGTGAACGGGTCGACGCGGTACAGGTCGCCGCACTGATAGTGGCTGGTCAGCGCGACGCCGCGGTGCACGACGACGTCGGTGCTCGACGCGTCCTTCATCAATGTCCGTGCGCCCCAGCCGTAGTCGCGCTTGGCGAGCTCGATCGGCTCGGCCAGGCCCGGCCACAGCGGGCCGCCCGCATCGTTCTCCTCGATCAGGCTGTCGGTCTGGACGAACCGGTTGCGGTAGAACGCCTTACCGTCGCGGAACCCGACCACGTGCACCATGCCGTCGCCGTCGAACGGGTGGTAGAACTTCAGCGCCGGATGCAGCGGGTTCTCGGTGTTGCGCAGGTAGACGCCGTCCAGGTCGCGCGGGATCTCACCCTCGACCGGCCGCAGATCGTCGGCTTCCCACTCGGTGCTCTGCGGACGCCAGGGCCCGGTGCGGTAGGGGTGGTCGTCATCGTCGGGCAGCGTCGACAGGTACTTCCCGACGATCTCCACGTTTGGCGTTCCCATCTCATTCCTTCCCGACGACGAAGCTCACAGTGGTGGCGGTGGATCCGCCGAAGTTCAACGTGCCGAACGTGTTTGCGCCCTCGACCTGGTAGTCGCCCGCGGTTCCGCTGACCTGCCGGGCCGCGTCGAGCAGCATCCTCACCCCCGATGCGCCGACGGGATGACCGCCGCCGATCAGCCCGCCGCTGGGGTTGATCGGCAGCCGACCGCCGACCTCGATCTCGCCGTTCTCGATGGCCTTCCACGACTCGCCCGGCCCGGTCAGGCCGATGTGGTCGATCGCGAGGTACTCGCTGGGGGTGAAGCAGTCGTGCACCTCGAAACCGTCGACGTCGTCGAGGGCGACGCCGGCGCGCGAGAACGCGTCGAGCACGGCCCCGCGCACGTGCGGCAACACGTAGGGTTCGCCGGCGCTGCGGTCGAGTTTCTGCTGCAGCCCGAGTCCGACGGTGCGATGGCCCCATCCGGTGATGCGGGCCAGCGGCCGCAACCCGGGGTGCTCGGCGAGGAACTCGTCGGTGGCCAGGACGACGCCCGCGCCGCCATCGGTCATCTGACTGCAGTCGAAGCGGCGCAGCTGGCCCTCGACGACCGGGTTGGTGACGTCGTCATCGGTCAGCGGATCGGGCACCAGCCATGTCCGCGTCTGCGCGTTCGGGTTGTTGCGGGCGTTGGCGAAGTTCAGCGATGCGATCGCGCGCAGGTGGGCGGCGTCGATGCCGTACCGCGTGTCGTACTCCGCGACGACCCGGTCGAACATGTAGGGCCACATGAACGTCGCGTCGCCGCCCTCGTGACCGGTCCATGCGGCGGTGCCGAGGTGGCGGGCGGCGAGGTCGCCGGGCACCGTCTTCTCGAGTTCGACACCGAGGACCAGGGCGGATCGGTAGGTGCCGGAGCGCAGATCGGCGATCGCGGAGAGAATCGCAATGCTGCCGGACGCGCAGGCGGCTTCGTGTCGCGACGCCGGTGTGTCCCAGAGGTCCTCGTGCACCGTGGCCGGCATCGCGCCCAAGTGGCCCTGGTTCGCGAACAACTCCCCGAAGGCATTGCCGAGGTGCACAACCTCGACGTCGCGGGCGTCCACCGATGCGGCCGCCAGGGTGCCGTCGACGACCTGCACGGTCAGGGCCGAGAAGTCGACGCCTTCACGAGTCAGGTTGCAGGCGAAATCGCTCTGGTAACCGCCGAGGATCCAGACATTGGCCGTGCCCATGCACCAGACGGTACTACAACTAAAAGAGTGACTCCGGCCGGAGCGCCGAAGGCGGCCCCGCCAGCTCTGAGCTGAACCGACGAGACCTCAACAGACGCGGCGGTCGACCGTCGCGGCTGTCTGCACACGACATGCCCAACCGGTTAGGAGCGCAAACAACCGTGTACTTCGTCGTGTCATCGGGAAGACTGCCTCCTATGGCCCCGCTGCGTACTCAACAACTCGCTGAACGGATGGCCGAGCTTGCTCGGGCCACGGCAGCGCCGCGCAGCGTCGAGCAGGTGCTCGAGGACGTCACCTCGACGGCGCGGGAGCTGATACCGGGCGCCGACACCGTCGGCGTGCTGCTCGTCGCCAAGGGCGGCACGTTCGAATCGCTGGCCGGCACGTCCGAGCTGCCGCACACCCTCGACGAGATTCAGATGAAGTACAACGAGGGGCCGTGTGTTCAGGCCGCGCTCAACGAGCAGATCCTCCGTACCGACGACTTCCGGACCGAACCGCGCTGGTCTCAATACTCTGCTGCCGCGGTGGAG
The window above is part of the Mycolicibacterium rutilum genome. Proteins encoded here:
- a CDS encoding carotenoid oxygenase family protein, producing the protein MGTPNVEIVGKYLSTLPDDDDHPYRTGPWRPQSTEWEADDLRPVEGEIPRDLDGVYLRNTENPLHPALKFYHPFDGDGMVHVVGFRDGKAFYRNRFVQTDSLIEENDAGGPLWPGLAEPIELAKRDYGWGARTLMKDASSTDVVVHRGVALTSHYQCGDLYRVDPFTGDTLGKEDWHGQFPTDWGVSAHPKVDDRTGEMLFFSYCKQAPYLRYGVVDDANHLVHLTDVPLPGPRLPHDMAFTENYAILNDFPMFWDPTLLEANIHFPGFHPDMPSRFAVIPRRGQASDIKWFEADPTFVLHFTNAYEDGDEIVFDGFFEGDPSPVDTGAGSKWERAFRFLALDRLQTRLHRWRFNLVTGQTTEEQLTDTITEFGMINAGYAGTPYRYAYAATGKPGWFLFDGLVKHDLHTGTEQRFVFDDGVFGSETAMAPRVGGTAEDDGYLITLTTDMNADASYCLVFDAARVSDGPVCKLPLPERVSSGTHSTWAPGAELRRWRESDSAAAAIGL
- a CDS encoding acetyl-CoA acetyltransferase; the protein is MGTANVWILGGYQSDFACNLTREGVDFSALTVQVVDGTLAAASVDARDVEVVHLGNAFGELFANQGHLGAMPATVHEDLWDTPASRHEAACASGSIAILSAIADLRSGTYRSALVLGVELEKTVPGDLAARHLGTAAWTGHEGGDATFMWPYMFDRVVAEYDTRYGIDAAHLRAIASLNFANARNNPNAQTRTWLVPDPLTDDDVTNPVVEGQLRRFDCSQMTDGGAGVVLATDEFLAEHPGLRPLARITGWGHRTVGLGLQQKLDRSAGEPYVLPHVRGAVLDAFSRAGVALDDVDGFEVHDCFTPSEYLAIDHIGLTGPGESWKAIENGEIEVGGRLPINPSGGLIGGGHPVGASGVRMLLDAARQVSGTAGDYQVEGANTFGTLNFGGSTATTVSFVVGKE